From a region of the Zingiber officinale cultivar Zhangliang chromosome 4B, Zo_v1.1, whole genome shotgun sequence genome:
- the LOC121976228 gene encoding mRNA cap guanine-N7 methyltransferase 1-like encodes MKRGFEASPSTSFGPPKSKLRYDTYGDSRASDDESFKNARRVAEHYSARSNQTLEEREASPIIHLKKLNNWIKSVLIQLYARSKDAVLDIACGKGGDLIKWDKAKIGYYLGVDIAEGSIKDCRTRYNGDSEQQQRRKKFGFPARLICADFYEVPLDKYLQDDAPFDICSCQFALHYSWSTEVRARQALANVSALLRPGGIFIGTMPDANVIVKRLREADGLEFGNSVYWISFEEEYMLKKFKASSPFGIKYKFHLEDAVDCPEWIVPFHVFKSLADEYGLDLVFAKNSHEFVNEYLKKPEYAELMRRLGALGDGNHDQSTLSQDEWDVAYLYLAFVLKKRGQPSSGRRNTSANKGKMFIAEEDIEFISS; translated from the exons ATGAAGCGGGGATTCGAAGCAAGTCCTTCCACCTCCTTCGGCCCGCCCAAATCCAAGCTCAGATACGATACCTACG GCGATTCGCGTGCTTCGGATGACGAGAGCTTTAAGAATGCTCGTAGAGTGGCGGAGCATTACAGTGCGAGGTCGAATCAGACGCTGGAGGAGCGCGAGGCTAGCCCCATCATCCACTTGAAGAAACTCAACAATTGG ATTAAAAGTGTACTCATTCAGTTGTATGCCCGTTCAAAAGATGCCGTGCTTGATATTGCTTGTGGAAAG GGTGGTGATTTGATTAAATGGGACAAGGCAAAAATTGGATATTACTTGGGCGTCGACATAGCAGAAGGCTCA ATAAAAGACTGCCGAACCCGCTATAATGGAGATTCAGAACAGCAACAGCGCCGGAAGAAGTTTGGTTTCCCTGCACGCCTTATTTGTGCTGATTTTTATGAG GTTCCTTTAGATAAGTATTTGCAAGATGATGCTCCATTTGACATTTGCAGCTGCCAG TTTGCTTTACATTACTCATGGTCAACTGAGGTACGAGCCAGGCAAGCATTAGCAAATGTATCTGCCTTGCTTAGGCCTGGAGGAATATTTATAGGAACAATGCCTGATGCAAATGTAATCGTCAAAAGACTCAGGGAAG CCGATGGTTTAGAATTTGGTAACAGTGTCTATTGGATATCTTTTGAGGAAGAATATATGTTGAAG AAATTTAAAGCTTCCAGTCCTTTTGGAATCAAGTACAAATTTCATTTGGAG GATGCGGTTGATTGTCCTGAGTGGATCGTCCCATTTCATGTTTTCAAGTCCCTAGCGGACGAG TATGGCCTGGATCTTGTGTTTGCAAAAAACTCACATGAGTTTGTTAATGAATACCTAAAAAAACCTGAGTACGCCGAGCTAATGCGAAGACTTGGTGCTCTAGGTGATGGAAATCACGACCAGA GTACATTATCCCAAGATGAGTGGGATGTCGCATACCTCTATTTGGCATTCGTGTTGAAGAAG CGAGGCCAACCAAGTTCCGGCCGGAGGAACACCAGCGCAAACAAAGGAAAAATGTTCATAGCGGAGGAAGACATCGAGTTCATCAGTAGCTGA